DNA sequence from the Nesterenkonia lutea genome:
CGTAGGGGAGCCTGTGCAGCCGCTGTCCCAGACGGTGCTGGCGCTCGGCCTGGATGCGCAGACGCCGGTACTCGCGGTTGCGGCGCTCGGCCATCACCGCGATCAGGAACTCCGTGGCAGAGGACGACGGCGCCGGGGGAGCCACATGGTCGGCCACCTCATTGGCCAGCCGGTTCGCCGTGTGCTCCAGGGCCTGGGGGTTGTGTCCCTTCGGGGACTCCTGCACCGTGCGCAGGAACCGTGACGCGCGGGCGGCCACCGGGTCCGGGATCCGGCCCAGATCCGCGATCTGGGTCCAGGAGGTCAGCTGCGGTGGGACCGGCAGCATCATCGGCTTCACAGCGGGCTGGCGGACCCGGATCACATAGGTGCCGGCGACCATATCGCCGAGCCGTTTGGCGCGCCGGCTGAACATCCCGGCGAACAGCGGGACCATGCCGAGGGTCAGGTAGATCTCCCCGAAGCCGACCAGCGCGCGGATGGAGGCATGCCGCAGACGGATCGCGCCGCCGTCGTCGCGCACCACTCGGGTGCCGAAGATCAGCCGCCCCACCGAGCGGCCGCGGGAGAGCGTCTCCACGGTCATCGGGATCAGCACCAGGCAGAGCACTGCTCCGCCCAATGTCACCGCGGCCTCCAGCGCCGGGTCCGACAGGGCGGCGCCGGCGGCCAGTCCGGAGAGGATCACGAAGACGATCAGGCCGATCCAGTACACGATCAGGTCCACGATCAGCGAGGCCGCCCGGGTGATGAGCGAAGCAGCGGGGAGCTCCAGCTCGACTCCCTCACCGGTGATCACATTGCGCACGCGCCAAGCCTAGCTGGTGTGGGACCAGGCTGGTGGGGGCTCACCTGCGGTGGGGCAGCTGCTTGAGGTACGCTGAGCGCGCAGCTCAAGCAGTGGGCTCTTGATTCTACTTTCAAGGGTTACCCATTGAAGCGCATTCTTCCGAGCGGCACCGTTCGCTCCGTCTCCCCGCCGACAGAAGCCGTGCCGAGTCAGGCACCCGCCCCCGCGGAGGCCGCAGGTCTCGGCACAGCCGGGGGAGGTCACCCGTCATGACGAGCGTCGCTGAGATCATGAGCTGCGGTGCGCCATGCCTGGACGTGGACAGCACTCTGGAAGAAGCAGCCCTCGCGATGAGCGAGGCGAGGACGGAAGCTCTGCCGCTGGCTGACGCGGCGGGGACGTTCCTGGGCGTCGTGGCCCGCCGTGACATCCTCCGCGCATCCCGCTCTCTGGGGGACCTTGCCCGGTCGATGAAGGCCAAGGACCTGATGGATCCCGACGCGCCCACCATCGGGATCAATGACCGGATCGAGAAGGCCATGGCGGAGATGGCGATCCATCAGGTCCAGCATCTTCCGGTCCTGGACGGCGCCATGGTCAGCGGGATGCTCAGCAGCGCAGACATCGCCCAGGCGGCCCCGCTGGTGCAGATCGAGCAGCTCATCGAGCACGTGGCTCTCATCCCTGACCAGGAGCCGCTCCCCGCGCGGCGCAACGGTCTGTGAAGAGTCCCTCCGACTCAGCCTTCGGGCTGGGCGGGCTTCGCCGTCTCCTCGGGAATGTCACTGTCCTGAGTGCCGGCATGGGCGACTTCCTCCGCCTGGGCGGCGCGATAGGGTATCCGGCCCCCGGCCACGACCATCTCAACCTGCCGGTCCGACAGGCGATGACGCAGCTCGATCGGCTCATCCCCGATCCGGGCCGTGACCGTGTCTCCAGAGCGCAGGGCCTGGTGCAGTCCGGAGAAGGACAGCACATCGCCCTGGCTGATCTGCTCGGCAGCCGCGGGATCGACGAACTCCAGCGGGAGCACCCCGAAGTTGGCCAGGTTCTGCCAGTGGATGCGGGCGAAGGACTTGGCCACCACGAGCCGCAGGCCGAGGTGGCGCGGGGCGATCACCGCGTGCTCGCGGGAGGATCCCTGGCCATAGTTCTCCCCGCCGACGATGGCGTGCCCGCCGTCGCTCTCTGCGGCCCGGGTGGGGTAGGTGTCATCGACCTGGATATAGACGAATTCGGCGATCTTCGGAATGTTGCTGCGGAAGGGCAGGACCCGTGAGCCTGCAGGCATGATCTCATCGGTGGAGATGTTGTCCCCGACAGTCAGCAGCACCGGAAGCTCGATGTCTTCGGGCAGCGGATCAAAGGTGGGCAGGGACTTGATGTTGGTGCCCTTGACGAGCTCCACCTCGCGGGCCTCGGACTCGTCCAACGGGGGCAGCAGCATCTGATCATTGACGCTGAACTTCTCCGGCAGCTCCGGTGCGGGATAGGCCATGTCCAGATCGCGCGGATCGGTGATGCGCCCGGTCAGCGCTGCCGCGGCCGCGGTCTCGGGGGAGCACAGCCACACGGAGTCCTCGTCCGTGCCAGATCGACCGGGGAAGTTGCGCGGCATGGTGCGCAGGCTGTTGCGACCCACGGCGGGCGCCTGGCCCATGCCGATGCAGCCCAGGCAGCCGGACTGGTGGACGCGGGCCCCCGAGCGGATCAGCTCGAAGATCCAGCCGCCCCGGGTGAGGTCCTGGAGGATCTCCCGTGAGGTGGGGTTGATGTCCAGGGAGACTCCGTCATCGGTCTGCCTGTCGCGCAGAATCTCAGCGACCACGGCGAAATCGCGCAGACCCGGGTTGGCTGAGGACCCCACGACCACCTGGTGCACCCTTTCCCCGGCCACCTCGCGCACCGGCAGCACATTGCCGGGCGAGGAGGGTTTGGCGATGAGCGGCTCCAGGCTCGCCAGGTCGATCTGCTCCTCGACGTCGTAGCTCGCGCCCTCGTCCGCGAGCAGCTCGGTGAAGTCATCGGCACGACCGACGGCGCGCAGGTAGTCATGGACGGCGTCATCAGCTGGGAAGACCGTGGTGGTGGCCCCGAGCTCTGCGCCCATGTTCGCGATGACGTGGCGATCCATGGCGGTGAGGTGTCTGAGTCCCTCTCCGTGGTATTCGATGATCCTGCCGACTCCGCCCTTGACGTCGTGGCGGCGCAGCAGTTCGAGGATGACATCTTTGGCCGAGACCCAGTCGGGCAGCTCACCGGTGAGCTCGACACCCCAGATCTGCGGCATCTCGACGTAGAGCGGGTCGCCGGCCATGGCCATGGCGATCTCCAGACCTCCGACCCCGATGGCCAGCATTCCGAGCGCCCCGGCGGCGCAGGTGTGCGAGTCGGACCCGATCATGGTGGCCCCGGGCCTGCCGAAATGAGCCTGGTGGACGGGGTGGGAGACCCCGTTGCCCGCCTTGGAGAACCAGAGCCCATACCGCTGGGCCGCTGACTGCAGGAACAGGTGGTCTTCGGAGTTCTTCTCGTCGGTCTGGAGCAGATTGTGATCGACATACTGGACGGAGAGTTCGGTCTTGATGTGGTCCAGGCCGAGCGACTCGAGCTCCAGCATCACCATGGTCCCGGTGGCGTCCTGGGTGAGGGTCTGGTCGATGGTCAGGCCGATCTCGTGGCCCGGTTCGGGGGTCCCACTGACCAGGTGGGAGTGGATGAGCTTCTGAGCTGCGTTCAGCGGCATCTCATACCTCCTGCTCGTCGGTCCCGCCGCGGCGGGCTGTGACGTCTCTTCCCAGATTACTGGTCCGAGCGTCAGCTGAGTAGAGCAGTGCGCGCGGAATCCGCGAGCAGGAGGAGAGAGTCCGTTGTCTAGGAGGCTGGCGTCCAGGGGCGCAGGATCTCACCCATGGCGTCGGTGAGGCTGCGCTGCAGCAGCGGGCCGAAGGAGACGCGCTTGACTCCCAGGCGCGAGACCTCCTGCAGGCTCAGCCCGTCGGGGACCGCCCCGTTGACCGGGTGGGCGGTCACGTTCACGGGGGTCTTCACCTCGCGCAGGATCCGTTCCAGGTAGTCCAGGGAGGGCACCTTCACGGGGTAGAGCACATCGGCTCCGGCCTCCTCGAGCAGGCGCATCCGGGTCAGCGCGTCCTCCAGCTGGGTCTCCGGCTGCTCATCCGTGGTGAAGGCGTCGGTGCGGCCGTTGATGACCAGGTGTGTGCCGATGGCATCGGCGGCGGCGCGCAGCTGGGAGATGTAGTCGGCGTGCTCCTGCGGTGAGCGCATCGAGTCCATGGAGTGGACCGTGTCCTCGATGTTGATGCCCACCGCGCCGGCGTCCAGGGTTCGGCGCACGAGCTCCCCGGCCGGGGTGTCGTAGCCGGACTCGAGGTCCACGGACACCGGGATGTCCAGCACCGCGGTGATGCGCCGGACCACGCCCAGCACATCCTCGAGGTTCATGGCCTCCCCGTCGGCCTCACCGAGGGAGTCCGCCACCGGGTGGCTGCCGATGGTCAGGGCCTTGAAGCCCAGGGAGGCGCAGGCCTCTGCGGACCAGACGTCCCACACCGTGGGGAGGATGACGGGGTTCGGCCGGTGGTGGAGATCGAGCAGGCGCTGGGCGAGTTCCTCAGATGTAGTCATCTCCGCATGCTTGCACAGCACGGACCACCTGTGAAACCCCCAAGCCCGACTGTTGGGGTCAGCTGCCCGGGTACTGCGCCTGGGTCAGCTGGCGGGCCAGGTGCACGGCGTTGGCGGCGGCGGTCTTGTTCGTCGCGGCCACCGCTGAGGGAGTCTCGTCGAGGTCCTTATAGTCCTTGGGGTTCATCGCCTCGTGGTTCCAGTAGGTCCCGCCCTGGGCTGGGATGGTGTATCCGATGTCGTTGAGCCCCTGGAACGTGTCGGCGATGATCTTGTGGGCTCCGTCCTCATTGCCCACCACGGCGACGATCGCGACCTTGCCGAACATGATCGGCCGGCCCTGATCGTCGGTCTCGGAGAGTTCAGCGTCCAGGCGCTCCAGCACTCGCTGCGCCACGCTGGACATATGACCCACCCAGGTCGGGGTGCCGAACACCAGGATGTCGGCGGCCAGGATGCGTTCGCGAAGCTCCGGCCACTGGTCACCGTGGCCCATGTCGGCTTCCACGCCGGGTTTGACGTCGTAGTCCACCACGCGGATGGTCTCCCCCGTGACGCCATGGGTCGTCAGCTCGGCGAGGAGCTGGTCGGTGATGACATCGGTGCTTGATTCACCGGGGGAGGGCTTCAGTGTGCAGTTCAGAGCGACGGCGCGCAGTGGAGTATCCATGAAAAGCACGCTACGTCTGCCGGGCCAGCCGTCGCAAGAGTGGAGCAGGCGGCAGGGCAGCGGTGGGACAGGCGTGGGACCGCAGGTCAGGCAGATCCTCCGTCGCGGTAGTCTCATCCCGTGGATATCGACGCGTTCATCGCCGTGCATCAGCACGAATGGGACCGGCTCTCAGCGCTCGCCTCCCGTCGGCGGCTCACCGCGCCCGAGGCCGATGAGATGCTGCGCCTCTACGAGCGGACCTCCACGCACCTGTCCATGATCCGCGCCGCCGAGCCGGACTCCCCGGTGGTGCCCTCCCTCTCCGCGCCGCTGGGTCGAGCCCGGGCACACCTGACCGGGGCGGGGCAGAACGTCTTCGTCTCCAGCGCCTACTTCTTCACCCAGACCCTGCCCGTGGCCTTCTACCGGATCCGCTGGCTCACCGTGATCCTCGGAGTGGCGTTCATCGCGGTGGCGGTGGGCTTCGCGCTGTGGACGGTGAACCATCCACAGATCGACCTGCTGATCCCGGAGGGGGAGCGGCAGGCCTATGCCGGCACCGAGTTCGTCAACTACTACTCGGAGCACCCGAACTCCAGCTTCGCGGCCCAGGTGTGGACCAACAACGCCTGGATCGCCGCCCAGGAGGTGGCCTTCGGGATCAGCGGGGTCTTCGTGCCCCTCGTGCTGTTCCTCAACGCTCAGGGTCTGGGCATGGCCGCCGGGATCATGGCCGAACAGGGCGAGGCGTCCACCTTCTGGCTCTACATCCTTCCGCACGGACTCATGGAGATGACTGCGATCTTCATCGCCGGAGCCGCCGGGCTGCGGATCTTCTGGGCATGGGTGGTGGCCCCTGGACAGATGCGCCGCTCCGCCGCGCTCGCCGCCGAAGGCCGCAAGCTGATCACCGTGGCCTTCGGTCTGGTGCTGGTGCTGCTGATCTCTGGGGTGGTGGAAGGCTTCGTCACCCCCTCGGACCTGCCGCACTGGGCGCGGATCGGGATCGGCGCCGCGGTGCTCGCCGCCTACTGGACCTACACCCTGGTCCTCGGCGGGCGAGCCCACCGCGCGGGCGTCACCGGGGACCTCGGCAAGTACGACGCCGGCGCAGTGGAGCTGACAGCCTGACGCCCAGGTCGACCCAGTAGTGGGCGGGCTCGATTCGTTGGGAGCCACGAGTACCTTGGCATGGCTCTAAGGGCGACGCACCCGTGGCAAGAACCTCATGCCCCACAACAACTAGAGGGTGTCGTTGATTTACTCGAGGAGTCGGCTGCTTGAACCTGTGGCGCTGTGCACGTCTCCAACGGGGAACACCGTCTCGCGGCTCAGGGCCGGTGTGATCATCCACGGTTCTTCCATCGCTACCGCTCATCAACGGTGACAGCACGTACATCCTGCCCGTTCAGCCGAGGCGCGGGCCGGTGTATTCGACGGGTCCTCTTCGGCGGAGTCCTTGGTCAGGAGGTGGGCCGGAATGCAACACGCTTCTCCCCGCCACGCCTCGACACCTTCCTTCATCGCCACAACCGCGATGATGAGAGCCGCGATGGGATCTGCCCAGCTCCACCCCAAGGCGCTGTTGAGCAGCAATCCCACCAGAAGGACCCCAGAGAGGTAACTGCACAGCAGAGTCTGGTGAGAATCAGCCACCGTGGAAGCCGACCCCAGTTCCCGCCCGGTCCGCCGTTCAAACCAGGACAGCGCCGGCATTACCGCTACGCTCACGGCGGCCAGGATGATGCCCACTGTGGAATGCTCGGCCTCCTCCGCGCCGGTGAGGGTTCGGATTGCATCGACGGAGACCAAGGCGGCAAGCCCGAAGAACGAGGTAGCGATCAGCCGCATCGCTACCCGCTCGCGGCGTTGCGGGTCAGAGGCCGCGAACTGCCACGCCACTGCTGCAGCCGAGAGCACCTCCACGATCGAATCCAGTCCGAAAGCGATCAGTGCTGTCGACGAGGCGATGGTGCCAGCGATCAGGGCGATGACGGCTTCGATGACGTTGTAGGTGATCGTTCCCGCCACGATCCATCGCACCCGTCGATGCAGTACTTTCTGCCGAGTGGCCGAGGGCTGTGATTCTAGAAAGCTATTAGTCATCGGCACGTGCACCCTCCTGGTGTGCAGCAGGCGGGGTCCACGGCCACCGCGAGCTTCAGCAGAAGTCCGAGCGTGGAAGCGATCTGCGGGTCGGCAAGTT
Encoded proteins:
- a CDS encoding RDD family protein, encoding MRNVITGEGVELELPAASLITRAASLIVDLIVYWIGLIVFVILSGLAAGAALSDPALEAAVTLGGAVLCLVLIPMTVETLSRGRSVGRLIFGTRVVRDDGGAIRLRHASIRALVGFGEIYLTLGMVPLFAGMFSRRAKRLGDMVAGTYVIRVRQPAVKPMMLPVPPQLTSWTQIADLGRIPDPVAARASRFLRTVQESPKGHNPQALEHTANRLANEVADHVAPPAPSSSATEFLIAVMAERRNREYRRLRIQAERQHRLGQRLHRLPYA
- a CDS encoding CBS domain-containing protein, whose product is MTSVAEIMSCGAPCLDVDSTLEEAALAMSEARTEALPLADAAGTFLGVVARRDILRASRSLGDLARSMKAKDLMDPDAPTIGINDRIEKAMAEMAIHQVQHLPVLDGAMVSGMLSSADIAQAAPLVQIEQLIEHVALIPDQEPLPARRNGL
- a CDS encoding aconitate hydratase, with protein sequence MPLNAAQKLIHSHLVSGTPEPGHEIGLTIDQTLTQDATGTMVMLELESLGLDHIKTELSVQYVDHNLLQTDEKNSEDHLFLQSAAQRYGLWFSKAGNGVSHPVHQAHFGRPGATMIGSDSHTCAAGALGMLAIGVGGLEIAMAMAGDPLYVEMPQIWGVELTGELPDWVSAKDVILELLRRHDVKGGVGRIIEYHGEGLRHLTAMDRHVIANMGAELGATTTVFPADDAVHDYLRAVGRADDFTELLADEGASYDVEEQIDLASLEPLIAKPSSPGNVLPVREVAGERVHQVVVGSSANPGLRDFAVVAEILRDRQTDDGVSLDINPTSREILQDLTRGGWIFELIRSGARVHQSGCLGCIGMGQAPAVGRNSLRTMPRNFPGRSGTDEDSVWLCSPETAAAAALTGRITDPRDLDMAYPAPELPEKFSVNDQMLLPPLDESEAREVELVKGTNIKSLPTFDPLPEDIELPVLLTVGDNISTDEIMPAGSRVLPFRSNIPKIAEFVYIQVDDTYPTRAAESDGGHAIVGGENYGQGSSREHAVIAPRHLGLRLVVAKSFARIHWQNLANFGVLPLEFVDPAAAEQISQGDVLSFSGLHQALRSGDTVTARIGDEPIELRHRLSDRQVEMVVAGGRIPYRAAQAEEVAHAGTQDSDIPEETAKPAQPEG
- a CDS encoding isocitrate lyase/PEP mutase family protein, which gives rise to MTTSEELAQRLLDLHHRPNPVILPTVWDVWSAEACASLGFKALTIGSHPVADSLGEADGEAMNLEDVLGVVRRITAVLDIPVSVDLESGYDTPAGELVRRTLDAGAVGINIEDTVHSMDSMRSPQEHADYISQLRAAADAIGTHLVINGRTDAFTTDEQPETQLEDALTRMRLLEEAGADVLYPVKVPSLDYLERILREVKTPVNVTAHPVNGAVPDGLSLQEVSRLGVKRVSFGPLLQRSLTDAMGEILRPWTPAS
- a CDS encoding flavodoxin family protein, giving the protein MDTPLRAVALNCTLKPSPGESSTDVITDQLLAELTTHGVTGETIRVVDYDVKPGVEADMGHGDQWPELRERILAADILVFGTPTWVGHMSSVAQRVLERLDAELSETDDQGRPIMFGKVAIVAVVGNEDGAHKIIADTFQGLNDIGYTIPAQGGTYWNHEAMNPKDYKDLDETPSAVAATNKTAAANAVHLARQLTQAQYPGS
- a CDS encoding stage II sporulation protein M; translated protein: MDIDAFIAVHQHEWDRLSALASRRRLTAPEADEMLRLYERTSTHLSMIRAAEPDSPVVPSLSAPLGRARAHLTGAGQNVFVSSAYFFTQTLPVAFYRIRWLTVILGVAFIAVAVGFALWTVNHPQIDLLIPEGERQAYAGTEFVNYYSEHPNSSFAAQVWTNNAWIAAQEVAFGISGVFVPLVLFLNAQGLGMAAGIMAEQGEASTFWLYILPHGLMEMTAIFIAGAAGLRIFWAWVVAPGQMRRSAALAAEGRKLITVAFGLVLVLLISGVVEGFVTPSDLPHWARIGIGAAVLAAYWTYTLVLGGRAHRAGVTGDLGKYDAGAVELTA
- a CDS encoding cation transporter, which codes for MTNSFLESQPSATRQKVLHRRVRWIVAGTITYNVIEAVIALIAGTIASSTALIAFGLDSIVEVLSAAAVAWQFAASDPQRRERVAMRLIATSFFGLAALVSVDAIRTLTGAEEAEHSTVGIILAAVSVAVMPALSWFERRTGRELGSASTVADSHQTLLCSYLSGVLLVGLLLNSALGWSWADPIAALIIAVVAMKEGVEAWRGEACCIPAHLLTKDSAEEDPSNTPARASAERAGCTCCHR